CTTGGATTGCGCGCGACGTTACCAAGAAAAATCCTCGTGGTTCTTCAATTCACAGTTTCTATCACACTGATCATCGGCACGGTGGTGGTTTACAGACAAATCCTGCACGCCAAAAACCGGCCTATCGGCTACAACCGGCAGGGACTTGTGACTATACTGACAAATAGCAGGGACATTCACACGCATTTCGACGCTGCTTTGGATGATCTTGTAAAAACCGGAAGTGTAATATCAATAGCGGAATCGGCCGCTCCGCCTACTGAAGTATTTTCAGCAAATGTAGGCTTCAACTGGAAAGGCAAAGATCCTGGCCTGCAGTCTGAGTTTGCTACCATAGGTGTTTCACATGATTTTGGCAAAACAGTGGGCTGGCAGTTTACCGCAGGGCGCGATTTTACCAAAACTCTATCCAGTGACTCTGCGGGATTTGTGGTAAATGAAGCCGCAGTGAAGTTTATGGGCCTCGGAAAACAGAACCTGAATGATGTGATCGGAGAAACGGTAACCTGGGACGGAAGGCGTTTTCAGATTATTGGTGTGATCAGGGATATGATTATGGAATCGCCTTACGATCCGGTGAAAAAGTCCATCTTTTTCATCCATCCGAAAGGCGGCCGCTTTATAACGGCCAGATTAAACCCGGCTGCGAATGCACCGGCGGCTTTAAAACACATCGAGGCCGTATTTAAAAAATACAGCCCCGACTCTCCGTTCAGTTACCAGTTTGCGGACCAGGAATTTGCATTAAAGTTTGCCGCTGAAGAAAGGATCAGCAAGCTGGCTACGGTATTTACAGGTCTGGCTATTTTCATCAGTTGCCTTGGACTTTTTGGAATGGCGTCATTCATTGCCGAGCAGCGTACGAAAGAAATAGGCATCCGTAAAGTGCTTGGCGCATCCGTTGCCAACCTGTGGCAGCTGCTTTCCGGCGATTTTGTAATTCTGGTAGTCGTTTCTTGCTTGTTGGCCACGCCTATTGCCTGGTATATGATGGATCGCTGGCTGGAAAAGTATACGTACCATACCCAGATTTCATGGTGGATTTTTGCGTTGGCCAGTTTAGGAACGCTCGCGATTACCTTGGTAACAGTAAGCTATCAGGCCATTCGTACTGCATTGCTCGATCCCGTCAAAAGTTTGAGGGGCGAATAAGGCCAGCCGCTGAATGTTACTTACTTTCCGAAAAGCAGGCCTGCGGTCACTTCCAGCCTTCCGAGACCTTCGAACTCGTCCTTTCTGAGTTTGATGGTTTCTTTCCGGCCACCCGATTCCACATTGATTTTGGTGATAGTACTACTCAGCCACGCCAGGTTTAAAAACGCTTTGGCCGATTTGGCAACTCTGAAAGCATATCCCGCTTCCAGGCCCGCGCCAAGCGTGCCGCCCGTGATATGGAGGTCAGTTCCCAGGGATGTGAGTTGGTCGAGGTAGGATTGATAACCCAGATTAACCCCCAGGGAAATTTCATTATCTGACCGGAGTACAAGTCGATTGAGAGCCGAAATAGCGATGTAATGCATTTTAACCTTATCCTCAAAATCCGTGTCCTTGTACTGATAAGCGTTAAAGTTGTATTTAACACCCAAACCAAGCGGCTCGGAAATGAAATAGTGTATGTCGCCGCCCAGTGTGTAGCCGGATTTCATTTTGGTAAGATAATCTTTTACACCGGGGGCCACCTGGTCGCTGACCCGGGCAATGCGCCTTGAGTAACCGCCTTGTAACCGATACTGCCACCGGGTAAAGCCTGCCTCCCCCACATTTCTGACGCGTGTTTTATACAGACCCATCCGCTTTTCAGCAATGGAGTCGCTTGCTATCAGCGTGTTGGCTGATACT
This Dyadobacter sp. UC 10 DNA region includes the following protein-coding sequences:
- a CDS encoding porin family protein, producing MKQILLILLVCLMRAGSSLAQDLIVTTAGDSIFCKITRERDGYVYFNYIKEGVSANTLIASDSIAEKRMGLYKTRVRNVGEAGFTRWQYRLQGGYSRRIARVSDQVAPGVKDYLTKMKSGYTLGGDIHYFISEPLGLGVKYNFNAYQYKDTDFEDKVKMHYIAISALNRLVLRSDNEISLGVNLGYQSYLDQLTSLGTDLHITGGTLGAGLEAGYAFRVAKSAKAFLNLAWLSSTITKINVESGGRKETIKLRKDEFEGLGRLEVTAGLLFGK